One part of the Ictidomys tridecemlineatus isolate mIctTri1 chromosome 13, mIctTri1.hap1, whole genome shotgun sequence genome encodes these proteins:
- the LOC144369910 gene encoding uncharacterized protein LOC144369910, which translates to MGNTLTTPLSLTLDHWQDVQKRANNLSVTVKKKKWKTLCASEWPTFNTSWPPEGTFNIDSILQVKSRIFIQGPQGHPDQIPYIITWEDLASTPPSWVAPFSPPKSPSYSSPLEPSAPLLPVPPPPSPLPPQTSQLYPVLDKSETSTKPRATPKKVLPPEDSALIDLLSDVPPPYQPQPLPAPGSNSPSSEEEEDNQEGPTASAPPDPSPMAGRLRGRRDHTAPGNTSKVLPLRQTGGPNGQYQYWPFSASDLYNWKTHNPSFAENPVALTSLIESILVTHQPTWDDCQQLLQILLTSEEKQKVLLEARKNVPGDDGRPTQLPNLINEAFPLTRPNWDYTTEAGRNHLRLYRQLLIAGLQGAGRRPTNLAQVRQTIQGAEESPTAFLERLKEAYRRFTPFDPDSEDQKGNVSMAFIWQSAPDIRTKLQRLDNLQDFSLTDLLKEAEKIFNKRETPEEREDRIRKMQEERDLKLREESDKRERGHWVKDCPKRPPNPKRGANRASQLLALDED; encoded by the coding sequence ATGGGGAACACCCTAACTACCCCTTTGAGCCTTACTCTAGATCATTGGCAGGACGTCCAAAAGCGCGCAAACAACTTGTCCGTGAcagtcaaaaagaagaaatggaaaactctctgtgcctcagaatggccaACATTCAATACCAGCTGGCCTCCTGAAGGAACCTTTAACATTGATTCTATTTTACAGGTGAAGTCTCGAATCTTCATCCAAGGTCCTCAGGGACACCCTGATCAAATACCCTATATTATTACTTGGGAAGATTTAGCTTCCACACCACCCTCCTGGGtggctcctttctctcctcctaaaTCCCCTTCTTATTCTTCTCCCCTCGAGCCCTCTGCTCCTCTCCTTCCAGTTCCTCCTCCTCCGTCACCTCTACCCCCTCAAacctcccaactttaccctgtccTCGACAAATCTGAAACTTCAACTAAGCCAAGGGCAACACCAAAGAAGGTTTTGCCACCAGAAGACTCAGCCCTAATTGACCTGCTATCTGATGTGCCTCCTCCTtatcagccccagcccttgccagcccctgggtccaattcacCTTCctcggaggaagaagaagacaaccAAGAGGGTCCAACTGCCAGTGCTCCCCCAGATCCATCCCCCATGGCGGGACGACTCCGAGGACGACGGGACCACACTGCACCAGGGAACACTTCTAAAGTTCTCCCCCTGCGGCAAACGGGGGGTCCCAACGGCCAATATCAGTACTGGCCATTCTCAGCCTCTGACCTCTATAACTGGAAAACTCATAATCCTTCCTTTGCTGAAAACCCTGTAGCTTTAACCTCTCTGATTGAATCTATTCTAGTGACTCACCAGCCAACATGGGATGACTGCCAGCAACTCTTGCAGATACTCCTCACTTCAGAGgagaaacaaaaagttctttTGGAAGCTCGCAAAAATGTGCCAGGGGATGATGGGCGACCCACCCAACTCCCAAATTTGATTAACGAGGCTTTTCCTTTAACCCGGCCAAACTGGGACTATACCACTGAAGCAGGTAGGAACCACCTACGTCTCTATCGCCAGTTACTCATAGCGGGTCTCCAAGGAGCAGGGCGTCGGCCCACTAATTTGGCCCAGGTAAGACAAACTATTCAGGGGGCAGAGGAGAGCCCAACAGCATTTTTAGAAAGACTAAAGGAGGCATACCGGAGGTTTACTCCCTTCGATCCTGATAGTGAGGACCAGAAAGGAAATGTCTCTATGGCTTTTATTTGGCAGTCTGCCCCAGACATTAgaactaagttgcagaggctggataATTTGCAGGATTTCTCTCTAACAGATTTgctgaaggaagcagaaaagatatttaacaagAGAGAAACCCCAGAGGAACGAGAGGATAGAATCAGGAAGATGCAAGAAGAACGAGACCTTAAGCTTAGAGAAGAGtcagacaaaagagaaagaggacacTGGGTAAAGGATTGCCCAAAGAGACCCCCCAACCCCAAGAGAGGTGCAAATCGGGCCTC